One Silene latifolia isolate original U9 population chromosome 4, ASM4854445v1, whole genome shotgun sequence DNA segment encodes these proteins:
- the LOC141651099 gene encoding receptor-like protein 7, translated as MHHFLYLFSLLVVSFNVIIIHSNSLSSFQPLCPAQERQALLQFKNSFHINCKRDSSNTFADIIPYEKTKSWVGGQSANCCSWDGVECDRKSGHVIGLDLTASCLSGTFPPNSAIFNLAYLRKLILSYNNFNYSRIPSEVDQLSKLQVLRLFKSKFSGQIPAEISNLPELTVLELGEDSSDTQLLKLQNPSLEQLIQNFTHLEELDLKNVDASSTMPVNLQNLTTLKQISIDNCNLYGKLPPNLFHLPHLETFKLSLNGDISGSLPEFQWHSPLKRIILTGTSLSGELPPSIGRLAQLENLELSLCQISGSIPSSLGNLTKLSHLYLDDNDISGVIPPSISNLTNLQALYLMNLNVKPGQLISNLGKLHTLTKVGLSGMTLRSKIPLSFANLTELRELFLSNTQVVGQLPQWLGNLTKLEILALGGNQLEGPIPHWITTLKNLQGLIVYYNNLFANFETVSSLEKLRYLDLSGTSLKFSPTSQTNSSFINLQFLRLVSCNLTEFPAFLRDQKKLEHLRLDQNHIKGSIPQWFVNTSKETLLSFELARNNLTGFEQPVTTLPWVRLQVFGIEGNNFQGELPIPPVSIKSYDVSNNLLTGVIPKQICMARSLTMLDLSSNNLSSQPIPHCIGDQLGNSLQVLNLRQNKFHGSIPISFTSNCNIKMINLSENQLEGDLPKSLENCTRLEVLDIGNNRINDTFPSWLGSLPNLQVLVLSHNNFHGSISDQDLGCWFCSLRIIDLSHNFYTGDLSSRYLRNWSNMMAVKEGQSDLYSTKISFVVEAGEDEDGIIFFQKLNYSMTITTKGSERLFSEILEVFRVIDFSSNNFTGKIPDVIGDLKGLQALNLSNNNLDGKIPASVANMIDLESLDLSRNKLYGVIPPELAQLTSLEVFDVSYNDLEGPIPQGNQFNTFLSGSYVGNSRLCGSPLSEKCQNADALESPPTTKDESKEGSGSVDWIVRSCGCASGFIIGIVIGKLYITDKHHEWFMETFQRRPRRKPHCHGHEQLALLQFKSSFHINCKRDSSNTYAITIPYEKTKTWVGGQSVNCCSWDGVECDTKSGHVIGLDLTASCLSASTESFHLPRLETLILSFNGDIGGSPPEFKWHSPLKKIFLSGTSLSEEMPPSVGRLARWEMLELSLCKLSGSIQSSLGNLTKL; from the exons ATGCATCATTTCTTGTACTTGTTTAGCCTACTTGTAGTATCTTTTAATGTCATAATAATACATTCTAACTCTCTGTCTTCTTTTCAGCCACTCTGTCCTGCTCAAGAGCGGCAAGCCCTGTTGCAGTTCAAAAACAGTTTTCATATAAACTGTAAACGCGACTCTTCTAATACCTTTGCAGATATCATACCGTATGAAAAGACGAAATCATGGGTAGGAGGGCAAAGTGCAAACTGCTGTTCATGGGACGGTGTGGAGTGCGACAGGAAATCAGGTCATGTGATCGGTCTTGACCTCACAGCCAGTTGTCTTTCCGGTACTTTTCCTCCAAACAGCGCCATTTTTAACCTAGCGTATCTCAGAAAGCTCATCCTTAGTTATAATAACTTCAACTATTCTCGAATCCCTTCTGAGGTCGACCAACTTTCTAAGTTGCAAGTCCTTAGGCTCTTCAAGTCCAAATTTAGTGGGCAAATACCAGCAGAAATTTCAAATTTGCCCGAGCTCACTGTCCTAGAACTTGGAGAGGACTCGAGCGATACTCAATTGCTAAAACTTCAAAATCCTTCCCTTGAACAGTTAATTCAAAATTTCACCCATCTAGAAGAGCTCGACCTAAAAAATGTTGATGCGTCCTCCACAATGCCAGTTAATCTCCAAAACTTGACCACTTTAAAACAGATTAGCATTGATAACTGTAATTTGTATGGTAAGCTTCCACCAAATCTTTTTCACTTGCCACATCTTGAGACCTTCAAACTGAGTTTAAATGGCGATATTAGTGGGTCTCTTCCCGAGTTTCAGTGGCATAGTCCTCTCAAAAGGATTATTCTAACTGGCACATCTTTGTCCGGAGAATTGCCTCCTTCAATTGGACGACTTGCTCAATTGGAAAATCTTGAATTATCCCTTTGTCAAATATCAGGATCTATCCCATCTTCTCTAGGTAACCTGACAAAGCTCTCACATTTGTACCTTGATGACAATGATATTAGCGGTGTCATCCCACCCTCTATATCAAATCTAACAAATCTTCAAGCTCTATATCTCATGAACCTCAATGTTAAGCCTGGACAACTGATCTCAAACTTAGGTAAGCTACATACTTTGACCAAAGTTGGCCTCAGTGGAATGACATTAAGATCTAAGATCCCACTTTCTTTCGCCAACCTTACTGAGCTTCGTGAATTATTTCTCAGCAATACTCAAGTAGTGGGTCAACTTCCACAGTGGTTAGGAAATCTAACCAAACTAGAGATTCTAGCACTGGGAGGAAATCAGTTGGAGGGTCCAATACCGCATTGGATTACTACACTAAAAAATCTACAAGGTTTGATAGTGTACTACAATAACTTGTTTGCCAACTTTGAGAcagtttctagtttagaaaaaCTCCGGTATCTTGATTTATCTGGTACCAGCCTGAAATTTTCCCCCACTTCACAGACCAATTCATCTTTTATCAACCTACAATTCCTACGGCTGGTGTCTTGCAACTTAACTGAATTTCCAGCATTCTTACGAGATCAGAAGAAACTAGAGCATTTGCGGCTGGACCAAAACCATATCAAGGGTAGCATTCCACAATGGTTTGTGAACACAAGTAAAGAAACTCTCCTGAGTTTTGAGCTAGCTCGTAATAATCTGACAGGTTTTGAACAACCAGTGACAACCCTCCCATGGGTTCGCTTGCAAGTATTTGGCATTGAGGGTAATAACTTCCAAGGAGAACTTCCTATTCCACCGGTGTCAATAAAGAGTTACGATGTCTCAAATAACTTGCTTACGGGAGTAATACCGAAACAAATATGCATGGCTAGATCTCTAACCATGCTGGATTTGTCAAGCAACAACTTGAGTAGCCAGCCGATCCCTCATTGCATAGGAGATCAGCTTGGCAATTCATTACAAGTTTTGAACTTGAGACAGAACAAATTCCATGGCAGTATCCCAATATCCTTCACATCGAACTGCAATATAAAGATGATAAACCTGAGTGAAAATCAATTGGAAGGTGACCTGCCAAAGTCATTGGAGAACTGTACAAGGCTGGAGGTTCTCGATATAGGAAACAATCGTATAAATGATACTTTCCCATCATGGTTAGGAAGTCTTCCCAACTTACAGGTTTTGGTTCTGAGCCATAACAACTTTCATGGAAGCATATCTGATCAAGATTTAGGGTGTTGGTTTTGTAGTCTGCGTATCATTGATCTCTCACATAACTTTTACACTGGTGACTTATCATCGAGATATCTTCGAAATTGGAGTAACATGATGGCTGTGAAGGAAGGACAATCTGATTTATATAGTACAAAGATTAGTTTTGTAGTGGAAGCGGGTGAAGATGAAGATGGAATCATTTTTTTTCAGAAATTAAATTATTCGATGACAATAACAACCAAAGGCAGTGAGAGACTTTTTTCGGAGATACTTGAAGTCTTTAGAGTAATCGACTTCTCCAGCAATAACTTCACAGGCAAGATTCCAGATGTCATTGGAGATCTCAAAGGGCTGCAAGCACTCAACTTATCAAACAACAATCTAGATGGCAAGATTCCAGCGTCAGTGGCTAACATGATAGATCTCGAGTCCTTGGACCTTTCTCGGAACAAGCTCTACGGAGTCATCCCCCCAGAGTTGGCTCAATTAACATCTCTTGAGGTCTTTGATGTTTCCTACAATGATTTAGAAGGCCCCATACCGCAAGGAAACCAATTTAACACCTTCCTAAGTGGCTCTTATGTGGGAAACTCAAGACTGTGTGGAAGCCCATTATCTGAAAAATGTCAAAATGCAGATGCTCTGGAATCCCCACCAACGACAAAGGATGAGAGCAAGGAGGGTTCCGGATCAGTTGACTGGATCGTTAGATCATGTGGGTGTGCAAGCGGATTCATAATTGGCATTGTCATTGGGAAGCTCTACATTACTGACAAGCACCATGAATGGTTTATGGAGACGTTTCAACGGAGGCCAAGGAGAAAA CCACACTGTCATGGTCATGAGCAGCTAGCCTTGTTACAGTTCAAGAGCAGTTTCCATATAAACTGTAAACGCGACTCTTCTAATACCTATGCAATTACCATACCGTATGAAAAGACGAAAACATGGGTGGGAGGGCAAAGTGTGAATTGCTGTTCATGGGACGGTGTGGAGTGCGACACGAAATCAGGTCATGTGATCGGTCTTGACCTCACAGCCAGTTGTCTTTCCG CTTCCACCGAATCTTTTCACTTGCCACGTCTTGAGACCCTCATACTGAGTTTCAATGGCGATATTGGTGGGTCTCCTCCAGAGTTTAAGTGGCATAGTCCTCTCAAAAAGATTTTTCTATCTGGCACATCTTTGTCAGAAGAAATGCCTCCTTCAGTTGGAAGACTTGCTCGATGGGAAATGCTTGAATTATCCCTTTGTAAATTATCAGGATCTATCCAATCTTCCTTAGGTAACCTGACAAAGCTCTAA